One Meleagris gallopavo isolate NT-WF06-2002-E0010 breed Aviagen turkey brand Nicholas breeding stock chromosome 11, Turkey_5.1, whole genome shotgun sequence genomic region harbors:
- the PFN2 gene encoding profilin-2 isoform X1: protein MSPGVLAMRGLPGSGGVRLRAATKRCCVNCSQQSAAPGGNAPSDPQPERGNGKDREGFFTNGLTLGAKKCSVIRDSLYVDGDCTMDIRTKSQGGEPTYNVAVGRAGRGSNLGNNYRACEGAMLAVSVCLPVTSAGECCILLGALPPSLQDNWELHHRGAVIRGGSALKSCLHFVL from the exons ATGAGCCCCGGTGTCCTGGCGATGCGGGGGTTGCCGGGGAGCGGCGGTGTGCGGCTTCGAGCGGCGACAAAGCGCTGCTGCGTGAACTGTTCGCAACAAAGCGCTGCGCCGGGGGGAAATGCGCCATCCGACCCTCAGCCGGAGAGGGGGAACG GGAAGGACCGGGAGGGTTTCTTCACCAATGGCCTGACCCTCGGGGCAAAGAAGTGCTCTGTGATCAGAGACAGCCTCTACGTGGACGGGGACTGCACGATGGACATCCGGACGAAGAGCCAAGGCGGGGAGCCGACGTACAATGTGGCCGTGGGCAGAGCTGGTCGAG GATCTAACTTGGGAAACAATTACCGCGCTTGTGAAGGCGCGATGCTGGCTGTGTCCGTGTGCCTGCCAGTGACCTCTGCCGGCGAGTGCTGCATCCTGCTGGGAGCCTTACCGCCTTCTTTGCAAGACAATTGGGAGCTTCACCACCGCGGCGCAGTGATTAGAGGGGGGTCAGCGTTAAAGTCCTGCCTGCACTTTGTCTTATGA
- the PFN2 gene encoding profilin-2 isoform X3 has translation MRGLPGSGGVRLRAATKRCCVNCSQQSAAPGGNAPSDPQPERGNGKDREGFFTNGLTLGAKKCSVIRDSLYVDGDCTMDIRTKSQGGEPTYNVAVGRAGRALVIVMGKEGVHGGTLNKKAYELALYLRRSDV, from the exons ATGCGGGGGTTGCCGGGGAGCGGCGGTGTGCGGCTTCGAGCGGCGACAAAGCGCTGCTGCGTGAACTGTTCGCAACAAAGCGCTGCGCCGGGGGGAAATGCGCCATCCGACCCTCAGCCGGAGAGGGGGAACG GGAAGGACCGGGAGGGTTTCTTCACCAATGGCCTGACCCTCGGGGCAAAGAAGTGCTCTGTGATCAGAGACAGCCTCTACGTGGACGGGGACTGCACGATGGACATCCGGACGAAGAGCCAAGGCGGGGAGCCGACGTACAATGTGGCCGTGGGCAGAGCTGGTCGAG CATTGGTTATAGTCATGGGAAAGGAAGGTGTCCATGGAGGGACACTCAACAAGAAAGCATATGAACTGGCTTTATACCTGAGGAGGTCTGACGTCTAA
- the PFN2 gene encoding profilin-2 isoform X2, which yields MRGLPGSGGVRLRAATKRCCVNCSQQSAAPGGNAPSDPQPERGNGKDREGFFTNGLTLGAKKCSVIRDSLYVDGDCTMDIRTKSQGGEPTYNVAVGRAGRVLVFVMGKEGVHGGGLNKKAYSMAKYLRDSGF from the exons ATGCGGGGGTTGCCGGGGAGCGGCGGTGTGCGGCTTCGAGCGGCGACAAAGCGCTGCTGCGTGAACTGTTCGCAACAAAGCGCTGCGCCGGGGGGAAATGCGCCATCCGACCCTCAGCCGGAGAGGGGGAACG GGAAGGACCGGGAGGGTTTCTTCACCAATGGCCTGACCCTCGGGGCAAAGAAGTGCTCTGTGATCAGAGACAGCCTCTACGTGGACGGGGACTGCACGATGGACATCCGGACGAAGAGCCAAGGCGGGGAGCCGACGTACAATGTGGCCGTGGGCAGAGCTGGTCGAG tcttGGTCTTTGTAATGGGCAAAGAAGGGGTCCATGGAGGCGGATTGAATAAGAAGGCATACTCAATGGCAAAATACTTGAGAGACTCTGGGTTCTAG